The following proteins come from a genomic window of Acinetobacter baumannii:
- a CDS encoding transcriptional repressor has protein sequence MTTISKSLLNGLPIKKSRVQVFEILNQNPQGLSAISIYAQIKNEHKITLGTIYRILSEFENRKIIKRVFLGKSKSIYKLRKDKMSCNLISLKTSEALNFENEKVKELLHEVTDIIFANTGVDISSVELNLYTE, from the coding sequence ATGACGACAATATCAAAATCATTATTAAATGGATTACCGATAAAAAAATCGAGGGTACAAGTTTTTGAGATTTTAAATCAGAACCCACAAGGCTTAAGCGCGATAAGTATCTATGCGCAAATTAAAAATGAACATAAAATTACGTTAGGTACCATTTATCGAATTTTATCTGAGTTTGAAAACCGTAAAATCATTAAAAGGGTGTTTTTAGGAAAAAGTAAAAGTATTTATAAGCTTAGAAAAGACAAGATGAGCTGTAACCTCATTTCGCTCAAAACCTCTGAAGCCTTGAACTTTGAAAATGAGAAAGTTAAAGAATTACTTCATGAGGTTACGGATATTATTTTTGCAAACACCGGAGTCGACATTAGTAGTGTTGAACTTAATCTTTATACCGAATAA
- a CDS encoding bifunctional metallophosphatase/5'-nucleotidase, whose amino-acid sequence MTTLNILFKTTSLCLAMALLVGCNDNDDNDSSTPALRSNQTVNILAFNDFHGNLEPPKRYVEAANPNDASQTVRIPVGGVSYFADAIKKLKAQNPNNAVVSAGDLISASPLTSSLFLDEPTIEVMNDIQIDFNAVGNHEFDRGTDELRRLQNGGCQQYTSTAPCQINKNFSGAKFNFLAANVAMKNDTSKTIFPAYKVKTYGGIPVAFIGLTLKATPSIVSAAGIKDVEFRDEADTVNALIPELQKQGIEAIVVVVHEGAAPSTKLNQKTCDGLSGPILGILDRLNPAVDIVVSGHTHQSYICDYATKNPAKPFLLTSAGQYGTLITDIKVELDGKTGDIIKKDAKQIPVQSEAYTSGTTTVSLTDLYQKFSKTPSIEAILDKYRQAVTTISGRVVGTSTAVVSRTQVESGESPLGDMIADAQQAAALQASNQGSDFTLMNPGGVRADLLINSNNQITFGDIFAVQPFGNSIVTLSLTGKQIRDVLEQQWSGANANSPRILQPSKELSYQYAANTSVSPRASNIMVAGSPLVDTKVYRVTVNSFLADGGDNFTVLKEGQNRVGGGQDIDALESYVAQNSKDSPLIIPATTRIKVIK is encoded by the coding sequence ATGACGACTTTAAACATACTATTTAAAACAACATCTTTATGTCTGGCAATGGCCTTATTGGTAGGCTGTAATGATAACGATGACAATGATTCAAGCACACCAGCACTGCGAAGTAACCAAACCGTAAATATTTTAGCTTTCAATGACTTTCATGGAAATTTAGAACCACCTAAACGTTACGTTGAAGCAGCGAATCCAAATGATGCATCTCAAACTGTACGTATTCCTGTCGGTGGTGTGAGTTACTTTGCAGATGCAATTAAGAAACTTAAAGCTCAAAATCCCAATAATGCTGTTGTGTCAGCAGGTGACTTAATTAGTGCTTCCCCACTCACTTCTTCGTTATTTCTAGATGAGCCTACTATTGAAGTCATGAATGATATTCAAATTGACTTTAATGCGGTTGGAAATCATGAGTTTGACCGTGGTACAGATGAATTGCGTCGTTTACAAAATGGCGGTTGTCAACAATATACCAGCACTGCCCCATGCCAAATTAATAAAAACTTTAGCGGCGCAAAATTCAATTTCCTTGCAGCTAACGTGGCAATGAAAAATGATACAAGTAAAACGATTTTTCCTGCCTATAAAGTCAAAACTTATGGCGGGATTCCTGTAGCTTTTATTGGTTTAACACTCAAAGCGACTCCAAGTATTGTTTCAGCGGCGGGTATTAAGGATGTTGAATTCCGTGATGAAGCGGATACGGTAAATGCGTTAATTCCTGAACTTCAAAAACAAGGTATTGAAGCGATTGTCGTCGTTGTCCATGAAGGTGCAGCGCCAAGTACGAAACTCAATCAAAAAACATGTGATGGCTTAAGTGGGCCAATTTTAGGTATTTTAGATCGGTTAAATCCGGCAGTTGATATTGTTGTTTCGGGGCATACACATCAGTCTTATATTTGTGATTATGCAACCAAGAATCCAGCTAAACCATTTTTACTAACCTCAGCTGGCCAATATGGCACGCTTATTACCGATATTAAGGTGGAGTTGGATGGTAAAACTGGCGATATCATTAAAAAAGATGCTAAACAAATTCCGGTTCAAAGTGAGGCCTATACTTCGGGTACAACCACTGTAAGTCTGACAGACCTCTATCAAAAATTTAGTAAGACACCAAGTATCGAAGCGATTTTAGATAAATACCGTCAAGCAGTAACCACAATTTCTGGACGTGTTGTTGGAACTTCTACTGCCGTTGTGAGCCGTACACAAGTCGAAAGTGGTGAAAGCCCACTAGGTGATATGATTGCCGATGCACAGCAAGCCGCTGCTCTTCAAGCAAGTAATCAAGGTTCGGATTTTACGTTAATGAACCCGGGTGGTGTACGTGCTGATCTACTAATTAACAGCAATAACCAGATTACGTTTGGTGATATTTTTGCAGTTCAACCTTTCGGTAACTCGATTGTGACTTTGAGCTTAACCGGTAAACAGATTAGAGATGTGCTTGAACAGCAATGGTCTGGTGCAAATGCAAATTCACCTAGAATTTTACAGCCGTCTAAAGAGTTGAGTTACCAATATGCGGCAAATACATCTGTTTCACCACGAGCAAGTAACATCATGGTTGCTGGTTCACCATTAGTTGACACTAAAGTATACCGTGTGACGGTAAATAGCTTCTTGGCAGATGGTGGTGACAACTTCACGGTATTAAAAGAAGGTCAAAACCGTGTCGGTGGTGGTCAAGATATTGATGCGCTTGAAAGCTATGTTGCACAAAACTCTAAAGATTCACCGTTAATTATTCCGGCTACGACTCGTATTAAAGTCATTAAATAA
- the ppk1 gene encoding polyphosphate kinase 1, which translates to MTSLPTLASSNQHNLETYLNRELSLLEFHKRVLAQAKDIEHPLLERLNFLIIFSRNLDEFFEIRVASLIQKISLMSQATGPEGLPLVEVLKQISKNAHEAVEEQYKILNYTLLPQLQGYGVHFIQHGDILEKHKEWIKEYFFKEVQPVVTPISLDPAHPFPRLVNKSLNFIVTLEGKDAFGRQIDLAIVPAPRSLPRLVKIPEHISGGAEHYILLSAIIHQHISDLFPGMKATGCHQFRVTRNADLTVSEDVEDLAAALKGELSSRRFGQAVRLEVAKKCPEEIANYLLEQFDLDAEHLYYVDGPVNLARFISNFDLPELRYKPYQQVLPQLLYTKKPIFDVLKAGDVLLHHPFDSFAPVIKFLREAAQDPNVLAIKQTLYRSGANSEIVQLLAEAARNGKEVTAVIELRARFDEESNIEVANVLQEAGAVVVYGIVGYKTHAKMILVVRREQDKIKRYVHLGTGNYHAVNAKIYTDFGLLTNDAEICEDVHKIFQELTGMGKMAKLKKLFHAPFTLHSQLLELIEQEVKNSLAGKKAHIIIKVNALTEPQLISALYKASQAGVKIDLIIRSICCLRPQVAGLSENIRVRSIVGRYLEHTRVYYFYNDGDTKVYCASADWMERNLFSRIETCFPIENKKLKKQVIEDGLNNYLKDNRQAWELQADGTWVQCHPKPEEELYIAQQHLMNLAG; encoded by the coding sequence ATGACATCATTGCCCACTTTAGCTAGCTCAAACCAGCACAATTTAGAAACATATCTTAATAGAGAACTCTCTTTATTAGAGTTTCATAAACGGGTGCTTGCTCAAGCCAAAGATATTGAACACCCATTACTGGAACGTTTGAATTTTTTAATTATTTTTTCACGTAATCTGGATGAGTTTTTTGAAATTCGTGTGGCAAGTTTAATCCAGAAAATTAGCTTGATGAGTCAGGCAACCGGACCAGAAGGTTTACCGTTAGTAGAAGTATTAAAGCAAATTTCCAAAAATGCTCATGAGGCGGTTGAAGAGCAATATAAAATCTTAAACTATACTTTGTTACCGCAACTCCAAGGCTATGGCGTTCATTTTATTCAGCACGGCGATATATTAGAAAAGCATAAAGAATGGATTAAAGAATACTTTTTTAAAGAAGTACAACCTGTAGTTACGCCAATCAGTCTAGATCCAGCACATCCATTTCCACGGCTGGTCAATAAAAGTCTAAACTTCATTGTAACTTTAGAAGGTAAAGACGCTTTTGGGCGTCAAATTGATTTAGCTATTGTGCCGGCACCGCGTTCGTTACCAAGACTTGTTAAAATTCCAGAACATATTTCTGGCGGTGCAGAGCATTACATTCTGCTCTCTGCTATTATCCATCAGCACATTTCGGATTTATTTCCGGGCATGAAAGCGACGGGCTGTCATCAATTTCGTGTAACTCGAAATGCCGATTTAACCGTTTCTGAAGATGTAGAGGATTTGGCTGCTGCTTTAAAAGGTGAATTATCTTCACGCCGTTTTGGCCAAGCAGTTCGTTTGGAAGTAGCAAAAAAATGTCCTGAAGAAATTGCTAACTATTTATTAGAGCAATTCGATTTAGATGCAGAACATCTTTACTACGTCGATGGCCCTGTTAATTTAGCCCGTTTTATCTCAAACTTTGATTTACCAGAGTTACGCTATAAACCATATCAACAAGTTTTGCCTCAGCTTTTATACACTAAAAAACCGATTTTTGATGTGTTAAAAGCAGGAGATGTTCTACTTCATCATCCATTTGATTCTTTTGCACCTGTTATCAAGTTCCTTCGGGAAGCTGCACAAGATCCAAATGTTTTAGCAATTAAACAAACCTTATACCGTAGTGGTGCCAACTCGGAAATCGTACAGCTACTTGCAGAAGCTGCGCGTAATGGTAAAGAAGTGACCGCGGTTATTGAGTTGCGGGCACGTTTTGATGAAGAATCAAATATTGAAGTCGCTAACGTTTTGCAAGAAGCTGGCGCCGTCGTGGTGTATGGCATTGTTGGCTATAAAACTCACGCTAAAATGATTTTAGTGGTTCGCCGTGAACAAGACAAAATCAAAAGATATGTGCATTTAGGTACAGGTAACTATCATGCAGTGAATGCCAAAATCTATACTGATTTTGGTTTGCTGACCAATGATGCGGAAATTTGTGAAGACGTCCATAAAATTTTCCAAGAACTGACCGGTATGGGCAAAATGGCAAAGCTTAAAAAACTTTTTCATGCGCCATTTACCTTACATTCTCAACTGTTAGAACTTATTGAACAAGAAGTTAAAAATAGCCTTGCTGGTAAAAAAGCACACATCATCATTAAAGTGAATGCGCTTACTGAACCACAGCTCATTAGCGCGCTTTATAAAGCATCACAAGCTGGTGTAAAAATTGATTTAATTATTCGTTCAATTTGCTGCTTAAGACCACAAGTTGCAGGGCTCTCAGAGAATATTCGAGTACGTTCAATCGTTGGTCGTTATTTGGAGCATACGCGGGTTTACTATTTTTATAATGATGGCGATACAAAAGTTTATTGTGCAAGTGCAGACTGGATGGAACGTAATTTGTTCTCTCGTATTGAAACCTGCTTCCCAATTGAAAATAAAAAATTAAAGAAACAAGTCATTGAAGATGGTCTAAATAACTATTTAAAAGACAATCGTCAAGCATGGGAATTACAGGCTGATGGAACATGGGTGCAATGTCATCCTAAGCCGGAAGAAGAACTTTATATTGCACAGCAACACTTGATGAACTTAGCTGGGTAA
- the pqqA gene encoding pyrroloquinoline quinone precursor peptide PqqA — MQWTKPAFTDLRIGFEVTMYFEAR, encoded by the coding sequence ATGCAATGGACAAAACCAGCTTTCACTGATTTACGTATTGGTTTTGAAGTAACAATGTACTTTGAAGCACGTTAA
- the pqqB gene encoding pyrroloquinoline quinone biosynthesis protein PqqB: MHIYILGSAAGGGFPQWNCNCPNCHGVRTGTINAKVRTQSSIAISENGVDWILLNASPDIRQQLFDFKAAQPARKLRDTGITNVILMDSQLDHTTGLLTLREGCPMNVWCTEMVYQDLTTGFPVFNMLKHWNGGLQYHQIDPKQAFKIDGFENLEFLPLIIQSAAPPYSPHRHDPHEGDNIALIIKDHKTQKQLFYAPGLGKIDDQIMQIMQDSDCVMIDGTLWTDDEMQQTGVGKKTGREMGHLYISGEGGSLSYLNQLSTPKKVLIHINNTNPILNEDSTQFAELKANGVEVAFDGMQIEL, from the coding sequence ATGCATATTTATATTTTAGGTTCAGCAGCTGGAGGCGGTTTCCCTCAGTGGAACTGTAATTGTCCTAATTGTCATGGTGTTCGTACAGGTACGATTAATGCCAAAGTGCGTACTCAATCTTCAATTGCAATTTCAGAAAACGGCGTAGACTGGATTTTATTAAACGCATCACCAGATATCCGTCAACAATTATTTGATTTTAAAGCGGCTCAACCAGCGCGAAAGTTACGTGATACTGGTATTACCAATGTTATTTTAATGGATAGCCAACTTGACCATACCACTGGACTTTTAACTTTACGTGAAGGCTGTCCAATGAATGTGTGGTGTACTGAAATGGTCTATCAAGATCTCACCACGGGTTTTCCGGTATTCAATATGCTGAAACACTGGAATGGTGGTCTTCAATATCATCAAATTGATCCTAAACAAGCTTTTAAAATTGATGGTTTCGAAAATTTAGAATTTTTACCCTTAATTATTCAAAGCGCGGCACCCCCATATTCTCCACATCGCCATGACCCGCATGAGGGCGATAATATTGCCTTGATTATTAAAGATCATAAAACGCAAAAACAGTTGTTCTATGCGCCGGGTTTGGGAAAGATTGATGATCAAATCATGCAGATTATGCAAGATTCTGACTGCGTCATGATTGATGGCACACTATGGACAGATGATGAAATGCAGCAAACCGGTGTAGGGAAAAAAACTGGCCGTGAAATGGGGCATTTATACATTAGTGGTGAAGGCGGTTCGTTATCTTACTTAAACCAACTTAGTACACCAAAGAAAGTGCTAATTCATATTAACAATACCAATCCGATTTTAAATGAAGACTCTACTCAATTTGCTGAACTAAAAGCAAATGGTGTAGAAGTTGCCTTTGATGGCA